A stretch of Arachis hypogaea cultivar Tifrunner chromosome 15, arahy.Tifrunner.gnm2.J5K5, whole genome shotgun sequence DNA encodes these proteins:
- the LOC112748284 gene encoding uncharacterized protein, which yields MLRESQMQKTIVALQNGDVSSGRGLNQETTLKRAGDTRWGSHYGTILSLISIFSSMVEVLEVIEEDGNNPEQRAEACQLLNHTQSFEFVFNLHLMKSILGVTNELSQTLQRSDQDIINAMTLVKVSKQRLQSIRDDSWSYLLNEVSLFCDSHNILVPNMNDIFVTQGRARRKIQKVSNLHHFQVELFYQVVDRQLQELNNRFTEVNTELLLYIACLNPSDSFFAFDKEKLLRLAEFYPHEFSSTQLLALDSQLENFILDMCLDDQFSNINRISGLSQKLVETKKHVVYPLVFLLLKLALILPVAMASVERTFSAMNIIKSRLRNRMGDEWLNDCLVTYIERETFNQVDNETIIQHFQNMKTRREVPSRFEAKKVSG from the coding sequence ATGCTTCGTGAAAGTCAAATGCAAAAGACAATTGTTGCATTACAAAACGGAGATGTTTCTAGTGGGCGTGGCTTAAATCAAGAAACAACATTGAAAAGGGCAGGTGATACTCGATGGGGCTCACATTATGGTACAATACTTAGCttgatttctattttttcttccaTGGTAGAAGTTCTTGAAGTGATTGAGGAAGATGGAAATAATCCTGAACAAAGAGCTGAAGCATGTCAATTATTGAATCATActcaatcttttgaatttgtattcAATTTACATTTGATGAAAAGTATATTAGGAGTTACTAATGAGTTGTCTCAAACTCTACAAAGAAGTGATCAAGACATTATAAATGCTATGACATTGGTTAAAGTGTCCAAGCAACGATTGCAAAGTATAAGAGATGATAGTTGGTCCTATTTGCTCAATGAAGTTTCACTATTTTGTGATAGTCACAATATTCTTGTTCCAAATATGAATGACATATTTGTAACACAAGGAAGAGCAAGGCGCAAAATCCAAAAGGTCTCAAACTTGCATCATTTTCAAGTTGAATTATTTTATCAAGTGGTTGATAGACAACTTCAAGAGCTCAACAATCGTTTTACAGAGGTAAATACCGAGCTACTTCTTTATATAGCTTGTTTGAATCCAAGTGACTCGTTTTTTGCATTTGATAAGGAGAAGTTGCTTCGTTTAGCTGAATTTTATCCACAtgaattctcttctactcaactTTTGGCACTTGATAGTCAACTTGAGAACTTTATATTGGATATGTGTCTtgatgatcaattctcaaatataaatagaatcAGTGGACTATCTCAAAAGTTAGTTGAGACAAAAAAGCATGTTGTTTATCCATTGGTGTTTCTTCTATTGAAATTAGCTTTGATTCTACCTGTGGCAATGGCATCAGTTGAGAGAACATTTTCTGCTATGAATATCATAAAGAGTCGACTTCGTAATCGAATGGGAGATGAGTGGTTGAATGATTGTTTGGTTacatatatagaaagagagacattcaaTCAAGTTGATAATGaaacaattattcaacattttcaaaatatgaaaacaagaagagaagtaCCTTCAAGATTTGAAGCGAAGAAAGTTAGCggctaa
- the LOC112750158 gene encoding eukaryotic translation initiation factor 2 subunit gamma, which produces MSRKGLMEQDLSKLDVTKLHPLSPEVISRQATINIGTIGHVAHGKSTVVKAISGVQTVRFKNELERNITIKLGYANAKIYKCEDDRCPRPMCYKAYGSGKEDSPMCDVPGFENSKMKLLRHVSFVDCPGHDILMATMLNGAAIMDGALLLIAANESCPQPQTSEHLAAVEIMRLQHIIILQNKVDLIQENVAMNQHDTIKKFIEGTVADSAPVVPISAQLKYNIDVVCEYIVKKIPIPERNFTSPPNMIVIRSFDVNKPGFEVDEIKGGVAGGSILRGVLRVNQFIEVRPGIVVKDESGNIRCTPIYSRIVSLFAEQNELQFAVPGGLIGVGTTMDPTLTRADRLVGQVLGEVGSLPEVFVELEVNFFLLRRLLGVRTKGSERQGKVSKLAKAEMLMLNIGSMSTGARVVAVKNDLAKLQLTSPVCTNKGEKIALSRRVEKHWRLIGWGQIQAGITLDVPAAPTELK; this is translated from the exons ATGTCGAGGAAGGGTTTGATGGAACAGGACCTGAGTAAGTTGGACGTGACAAAATTGCATCCACTTTCTCCGGAAGTCATATCTCGGCAGGCTACAATTAATATTG GCACCATAGGGCATGTGGCACATGGCAAATCAACTGTTGTGAAAGCAATATCAGGTGTTCAG ACCGTGCGTTTTAAAAATGAGTTGGAGAGAAACATCACAATCAAGCTTGGCTATGCAAATGCAAAGATATATAAGTGTGAAGATGATAGGTGTCCAAGGCCTATGTGCTACAA GGCTTATGGAAGTGGAAAGGAAGATAGTCCAATGTGTGATGTGCCAGGGTTTGAAAACTCCAAGATGAAGTTGCTGAGACATGTTTCTTTTGTGGATTGCCCA GGACATGATATTCTTATGGCCACAATGCTTAATGGAGCTGCAATCATGGATGGAGCTTTACTACTCATAGCTGCTAATGAGAGTTGCCCGCAACCACAAACCTCTGAACATTTAGCTGCTGTGGAAATTATGCGTCTACAGCACATAATAATTCTTCAGAACAAGGTTGATCTGATTCAAGAGAATGTGGCAATGAATCAGCATGATACAATTAAAAAGTTCATTGAA GGAACTGTAGCTGATAGTGCACCAGTGGTACCTATTTCAGCACAACTGAAGTATAATATTGATGTTGTGTGTGAGTATATTGTGAAAAAGATCCCAATCCCAGAAAGGAATTTTACTTCTCCACCCAATATGATTGTTATTCGGTCATTTGACGTTAATAAACCTGGGTTCGAGGTTGACGAAATAAAAGGAGGTGTAGCTGGTGGAAGTATCCTGAGG GGCGTTTTGAGGGTCAACCAATTCATTGAAGTTCGACCTGGGATAGTTGTGAAAGATGAGAGTGGAAATATCAGATGCACACCCATATACTCTAGAATAGTTTCATTATTTGCCGAGCAAAATGAGCTTCAATTTGCTGTGCCAGGAggtttaattggtgttggaacaACAATGGATCCCACTTTGACCCGTGCTGACAGGTTGGTCGGGCAAGTTCTAGGAGAGGTTGGATCACTGCCGGAGGTCTTTGTTGAACTTGAG GTAAATTTCTTCTTGCTTCGACGGCTTCTTGGTGTTCGAACCAAGGGCTCAGAGAGACAGGGAAAGGTATCTAAGCTGGCTAAAGCAGAGATGCTAATGTTGAACATAGGATCAATGTCGACGGGTGCGAGAGTTGTTGCCGTGAAGAATGATCTGGCGAAGTTGCAACTTACCTCCCCTGTGTGCACTAACAAGGGTGAGAAGATCGCACTTAGCCGACGTGTTGAGAAGCATTGGCGTCTAATCGGGTGGGGTCAAATCCAAGCGGGAATCACTCTTGACGTCCCTGCCGCCCCAACTGAGTTGAAGTGA